Below is a genomic region from Dyella terrae.
TCTGGGTATTCGTAGTGATCCTTGCAGGATGGGCCTGGCATGCTTGAACACGGCGGACGTTTGCGGCGGGCAGCGCGCGAGTACGGCATCCCGTTGGAAGACTGGCTCGATCTGTCGACGGGCATCAGTCCGTTCGCCTGGCCCGTGCCTGACATTCCCGGCGAGGCCTGGCATCGCCTGCCCGAGGACGACGACGGCCTCATGGAAGTCGCGCGCGACTACTACGGTACGCAGGCGTTGCTGCCGGTATCCGGGACGCAGGCGGCCATCCAGTCGTTGCCACTGCTTCGCGATCATTCGCGCGTGGGTGTTCTTGCACCCGGCTATGCGGAGCACGCGCATGTCTGGCGACGCGTGGGGCACGACGTTCGCCCGCGGTCGGCGGCCGATCTGCTGTCGAGCGGCGATCGCTACGATGTCGTCATTCTGATCAACCCGAACAATCCAGGTGGCGAGACATTCGGCCGCGAACAACTGCTGGACCTTCATGCCAGCTTGCGTCGGCGCAGTGGCTGGCTGATTGTCGATGAAGCCTTCATGGACGCGACGCCGGGAGAAAGCCTGTGTGCGATGCCGCCGCGGGAAGGCCTGATTGTCCTTCGCTCGGTGGGCAAGTTCTTCGGGCTCGCGGGTGCGCGCGCAGGGTTTGTCAGTGCGACGACCGACCTTCTGCTTGCCTTGCGATCCCATCTCGGGCCGTGGGCCCTGACCGGGCCGACACGGCATGTGCTCAAGCTGGCGCTGGCGGATACCGCATGGCACGTCGAAGCTCAGGCCAAGTTGCGCGCGGCGAGTACGCATCTGGCGGCTTTGCTTGCCAACCGTGGCCTCGCACCTTCGGCCGGCACCCCGTTCTTCCAGTGGTGCCGACATGCCCATGCGCCGGCCATCCAGCGAGCTCTCGCGCGCAAGGGTGTGCTGGTCCGCTTGTTCGATGAGCCGTCCAGCCTCCGGTTTGGCCTGCCCGGTTCGCAGGAGGCGTTCGATCGCCTGGATCGCGCGCTGCGCGAGGCCGTGGTCGCGCCCAACGTGCTGGGACCAAGGCGATGACGGCGCGCGTGTTGATGGTGCAGGGTTGTACGTCCGATGCGGGCAAGAGCACGGTCGTTGCGGCGTTGTGCCGGTGGCTGCGTCGTCGCGGTGTTCGCGTGGCGCCCTTCAAGCCGCAAAACATGGCGCTCAATTCCGCCGTGACGGTCGATGGCGGCGAAATCGGTCGCGCCCAGGCCGCGCAGGCGCAGGCCGCGGGAGTCGAACCCCACACGGATTTCAATCCGGTCCTGCTCAAGCCGAACACCGATGTGGGCGCGCAGGTCATCGTGCACGGCCGCGCCGTCGGCAACATGGACGCGCGTGACTATCACGCCTACAAGCGCATTGCGATGGATGCGGTGTTGTCCTCGCATGCGCGCCTGAGTACGCAGTACGACGTCATCGTGGTGGAAGGGGCGGGTAGCCCGGCCGAGATCAATTTGCGCGACCGCGACATCGCGAACATGGGGTATGCGGAGGCGGTGGATTGCCCGGTCGTCCTGGTCGCCGATATCGATCGCGGCGGCGTCTTCGCACACCTCGTCGGCACGCTCGCCTTGCTGTCGCCCAGTGAACGGGCGCGCGTGCGGGGTTTCATCGTCAACCGCTTTCGCGGGGATATCGCGCTGCTGCAACCGGGCCTCGACTGGCTTGAGCAGGAAACGGGCAAGCCCGTGCTGGGTGTGTTGCCCTACCTGCATGGACTTCATGTCGAGGCTGAAGACGCTTTGCCGAGGGTTCGCCAAAACAAAGCGGGCGATGTGCTGCGTGTGGCGGTTCCCGCTTTCCCGCGCATCAGCAATCACACGGACTTCGACGCCTTGCAGGCCCATCCCGGGGTTGAGTTGAGCTGGGCGGGGCCGGGGCAGGCCATGCCCGCGTGCGACCTCATCGTGCTGCCGGGTTCGAAGTCCACGCGTGCCGACCTCGCATGGCTGCGCCAGCAGGGACACGATCGGGCCATCGCCAGGCATCTGCGCTACGGTGGCAAGGTGCTCGGCATTTGCGGGGGATTCCAGATGCTTGGCAACTTCGTCGACGATCCGCACGGCCTCGAAGGCGCGCCAGGAAGCAGCGAAGGCCTGGGCTGGCTGGCCGTATCGACGACGCTTGAAACTGAGAAGCAGCTACGCCGCGTTGCCGGGGTGCTGGCG
It encodes:
- the cobD gene encoding threonine-phosphate decarboxylase CobD, which translates into the protein MLEHGGRLRRAAREYGIPLEDWLDLSTGISPFAWPVPDIPGEAWHRLPEDDDGLMEVARDYYGTQALLPVSGTQAAIQSLPLLRDHSRVGVLAPGYAEHAHVWRRVGHDVRPRSAADLLSSGDRYDVVILINPNNPGGETFGREQLLDLHASLRRRSGWLIVDEAFMDATPGESLCAMPPREGLIVLRSVGKFFGLAGARAGFVSATTDLLLALRSHLGPWALTGPTRHVLKLALADTAWHVEAQAKLRAASTHLAALLANRGLAPSAGTPFFQWCRHAHAPAIQRALARKGVLVRLFDEPSSLRFGLPGSQEAFDRLDRALREAVVAPNVLGPRR
- a CDS encoding cobyric acid synthase, which produces MTARVLMVQGCTSDAGKSTVVAALCRWLRRRGVRVAPFKPQNMALNSAVTVDGGEIGRAQAAQAQAAGVEPHTDFNPVLLKPNTDVGAQVIVHGRAVGNMDARDYHAYKRIAMDAVLSSHARLSTQYDVIVVEGAGSPAEINLRDRDIANMGYAEAVDCPVVLVADIDRGGVFAHLVGTLALLSPSERARVRGFIVNRFRGDIALLQPGLDWLEQETGKPVLGVLPYLHGLHVEAEDALPRVRQNKAGDVLRVAVPAFPRISNHTDFDALQAHPGVELSWAGPGQAMPACDLIVLPGSKSTRADLAWLRQQGHDRAIARHLRYGGKVLGICGGFQMLGNFVDDPHGLEGAPGSSEGLGWLAVSTTLETEKQLRRVAGVLAESGAAVTGYEIHCGVTKGIDPATAFCILEDGRPDGARSADGQVMGTYLHGVFDRPEALAALLEWAGWRGTEHVDIDGLREQSFDRLADSIDAHLDTDLLTQWMGLNG